One Phaseolus vulgaris cultivar G19833 chromosome 4, P. vulgaris v2.0, whole genome shotgun sequence DNA window includes the following coding sequences:
- the LOC137837549 gene encoding uncharacterized protein, with protein sequence MYGFVDPAYTNPVGPNSTETQAYITNILEKEGKQIYLCPYINEHHWQLLVLSMVDKTAVWFCSLHKKMPTKFKDIIDTSWRGYNILKGRSSSNNLNYIRVKCNKQPGSYECGYYIMQWMITIIRLGVKTGWKEVYVKSFL encoded by the exons atgtatggattcgtagatcctgcatatactaatcccgttggaccaaactcaactgagactcaagcatacatcactaacatcctggaaaaagagggaaaacaaatttatttatgcccttacattaatga gcatcattggcagttacttgtcttatcaatggttgataagactgctgtgtggttctgttccctacacaagaagatgcccacaaaatttaaggatatcattgatac ttcatggcgtggatataacatcctaaaaggtcgatccagttcaaataatttgaactacataagagtaaag tgtaataaacaaccaggaagctatgagtgtggctattacattatgcaatggatgattaccattataagactaggtgttaaaactggttggaaggaggtatatgttaaatcatttttataa
- the LOC137837548 gene encoding receptor-like protein EIX2, translated as MACYFLKVLSAILVLFLHTQVPIHAFISSSQVKCIARERESLLNFKQGLIDHSGMLSTWRDDDSNIDCCKWRGIQCNNETGEVRILDLRGSKVHFLTGSINLTSLIDLKNMEYLDLSNNDDSGRTQLPQHMGSFKNLRYLNLSNVNFYGEIPYQLGNLSKLEYLDLKGNSLSGAIPSPLGKLTSLRYLDLSVNYYLQGEIPYHLGNLSHLKYLNLGTLLSGAITFKVGNLPLLHTLRLGGNFDLTINGAKWLSSLSFLTTLGLDSLTNLAYSHHWLQIISELIPNLRELSLVRCSLSDKDVSSLFPSHSNLSTSLSILDLSDNVFTSSTFQLLVNHSHNLQELHFRGNNIVLSSPHYPYFPSLVVLDLALNNLTSSTILGNFNFSSTLRELYLEECSLTDTNFLVPSAFIGKSSTSLVTLDLSFNLLKSSTVFHLISNFTTNLHTLSLGGNLLEGPIPDGFGIVMNSLEVLSLSSNKLHGQIPASLGNIRTLQELLLSSHNLSGKISSLIKNSSMLSSIRILDLSNNRFTGEIPKSIGLLYELETLHLQENNLEGDIYELHFKNLSKLIDLDLTHNSLSLKLDTTWIPPFQLFYLGLASCKLGPSFPSWLQTQSRLSFLDISDAEINDYVPDWFWNKLQYVSDLNMSHNSIKGTIPNLPIKLTKADTHTVILNSNQLDGGVPTFLSQVGTLDLSHNMISDLDIFVCGKGATAKISILDLSNNQITGQLPDCWEHLSSLAFLDLSNNNLSGKIPKSMGALVHLGFLLLRNNSLTAELPLTLKNHPQLETLDLSENLIPGLIPSWIGDSLQQLKILSLRSNLFFGSVPVHLCQLSQILVLDLSRNNLSKGIPTCLSNFTAMMDKTVVKQDEIIRGSYDSNVLLTWKGQEYVFLNPEYLLKSIDLPSNDFTGEIPKEVTKLLGLVSLNISRNNLDGEIPSDIGNLNSLEFLDLSRNHLFGRIPSSLAKIDRLAVLNLSNNDLNGTIPWGRQLQTFDASSFEGNLGLCGEQLNKSCPGDNATGMPLGTEVDNEDENSVFYGALYMSLGLGFFTGFWGLLGTILLWQPWRIAYMRVLNMLTEHILVVVELNVAKCNRWLKG; from the coding sequence ATGGCTTGTTATTTTCTCAAAGTATTGTCTGCAATACTAGTGCTCTTTTTACATACCCAAGTGCCCATTCATGCATTCATCTCGTCATCACAAGTGAAGTGCATAGCGAGGGAGAGAGAGTCACTCCTCAACTTCAAACAAGGCCTCATAGATCATTCTGGCATGCTGTCAACATGGAGGGATGATGACAGCAACATAGATTGCTGCAAATGGAGAGGCATTCAATGCAACAATGAAACAGGTGAAGTACGAATTCTTGATCTTCGTGGTTCCAAAGTGCATTTTTTGACAGGTTCAATCAATCTTACTTCATTGATTGACTTAAAAAACATGGAATATTTGGATCTAAGCAATAATGATGATTCTGGTAGAACCCAGCTCCCTCAGCACATGGGCTCTTTCAAAAATTTAAGATATCTCAATCTATCAAATGTGAATTTTTATGGAGAAATTCCTTATCAACTGGGAAATCTGTCAAAGTTGGAGTATCTTGATCTTAAAGGAAATTCTCTCAGTGGAGCAATCCCTTCTCCACTAGGGAAACTTACAAGTTTACGATATCTAGATCTAAGTGTCAATTATTATCTCCAAGGAGAAATCCCTTATCATCTCGGAAATCTCTCGCATTTGAAGTATCTTAATCTTGGGACATTACTGTCTGGAGCAATCACTTTCAAGGTTGGAAATCTTCCTCTCTTGCATACTCTCAGACTTGGTGGCAATTTTGATCTAACAATTAATGGTGCAAAATGGTTatcttctctctcttttttaacAACTCTTGGTCTCGATTCATTGACTAATCTTGCTTACTCTCATCACTGGCTACAAATAATTAGTGAGCTTATTCCAAACTTGAGAGAGTTGAGTCTAGTCCGTTGTAGTCTTTCAGATAAGGATGTTTCATCTTTGTTTCCTTCTCATTCCAACCTTTCCACTTCTCTTTCCATCCTTGATCTCTCTGATAATGTGTTTACATCATCAACATTTCAATTGTTGGTCAACCATAGCCATAACCTCCAAGAACTTCATTTTCGTGGGAATAACATTGTTTTGTCGTCTCCTCATTATCCATACTTTCCTTCTCTTGTTGTTCTTGATCTCGCTCTCAATAACCTGACATCATCAACGATTCTAGGAAATTTCAATTTCAGCTCCACACTACGAGAACTTTATCTAGAAGAGTGCAGTCTTACTGATACAAATTTTCTTGTTCCATCTGCTTTCATAGGAAAGTCTTCAACTTCTCTTGTCACCCTTGATCTCTCCTTTAATCTATTGAAATCATCAACTGTATTTCATTTGATTTCCAACTTCACCACCAATCTTCATACACTTTCCCTTGGAGGTAACTTGTTAGAAGGTCCCATCCCAGATGGATTCGGTATCGTAATGAACTCTCTTGAAGTTCTTTCCCTTTCATCCAACAAACTGCATGGTCAGATCCCAGCTTCTCTTGGAAATATACGCACACTACAGGAATTACTCCTTAGCAGTCACAACTTGAGTGGGAAAATTTCTAGCCTCATTAAAAACTCTTCAATGTTGTCATCTATAAGGATATTAGATCTTTCTAATAATAGGTTCACGGGAGAAATACCAAAAAGTATTGGGCTGCTGTATGAGTTGGAGACTCTTCACCTGCAGGAGAATAACTTGGAGGGTGATATCTATGAATTGCATTTCAAAAATTTGTCTAAATTGATCGATTTAGACTTAACACACAACTCATTGTCGCTAAAGTTGGATACAACTTGGATTCCACCtttccaattattttatttgggaCTAGCTTCTTGCAAGTTGGGTCCTAGTTTTCCAAGTTGGCTCCAGACTCAAAGTCGCTTAAGCTTTCTAGATATTTCTGATGCTGAGATTAATGACTATGTACCAGATTGGTTTTGGAACAAGTTACAATATGTAAGTGATTTGAACATGTCTCACAACAGTATCAAAGGTACAATCCCAAATTTACCAATCAAGCTTACCAAGGCAGATACACATACAGTGATTCTAAATTCAAATCAACTTGATGGGGGAGTTCCTACATTTTTGTCACAAGTTGGAACCTTGGATCTTTCCCATAACATGATTTCAGATTTGGATATATTTGTTTGTGGAAAAGGAGCAACCGCAAAAATCAGCATACTGGATTTATCAAATAATCAAATAACAGGACAATTGCCCGACTGTTGGGAACATCTAAGTTCACTGGCATTTCTTGATCTAAGCAATAATAATTTGTCTGGGAAGATTCCAAAGTCCATGGGTGCTCTTGTTCATTTGGGATTTTTACTCTTGAGAAACAACAGTTTAACAGCAGAGCTACCACTCACATTGAAAAACCACCCTCAGTTAGAGACATTAGACTTGAGCGAAAATTTGATTCCTGGTCTAATACCTTCATGGATTGGAGATAGTTTACAACAATTGAAAATCTTGAGCTTGCGGTCAAATCTCTTCTTTGGAAGTGTTCCTGTACATCTCTGTCAGTTGAGTCAAATTCTTGTCTTGGATCTTTCAAGGAATAACTTGTCAAAAGGAATTCCAACATGCTTGAGTAATTTTACTGCAATGATGGATAAAACAGTTGTAAAACAAGATGAAATCATACGAGGTTCTTATGATTCTAATGTGTTATTGACGTGGAAAGGTCAGGAATACGTGTTTCTGAATCCCGAGTATCTTTTAAAGAGCATTGATCTCCCGAGTAATGATTTTACAGGTGAAATACCAAAAGAGGTTACAAAGTTACTTGGATTGGTTTCTTTGAATATATCAAGAAATAACCTAGATGGAGAAATTCCTTCTGATATTGGGAATTTAAATTCACTAGAATTTCTTGACTTATCAAGAAATCATCTCTTCGGAAGAATTCCTTCTTCTCTCGCCAAAATTGATCGTCTTGCTGTGTTGAATTTATCGAACAATGATCTGAATGGAACAATCCCTTGGGGAAGACAGTTGCAAACCTTTGATGCCTCTAGCTTTGAAGGAAATCTTGGTCTTTGTGGTGAGCAACTAAACAAAAGTTGCCCTGGAGACAATGCAACAGGAATGCCTCTAGGAACAGAAGTTGATAATGAAGATGAAAATTCAGTTTTCTATGGAGCATTATACATGAGCTTGGGGCTAGGATTCTTCACAGGCTTTTGGGGCTTATTAGGGACAATACTTCTTTGGCAACCATGGAGAATTGCTTATATGAGAGTCTTAAACATGCTGACAGAACATATACTTGTAGTGGTTGAATTGAATGTAGCCAAGTGCAATAGGTGGCTCAAAGGATAA